The genomic DNA ATAACGGTATTGGTAACTGTGTAGTGGCTCTGTTTGGTAACAATTTTCTATCTGTTTTCTATTATTCTTTAAGCTATCTAAGTTAGACTTTACCATCTAATAGAATTTTGATTAACATCTCTTTCCTTGAACGTTTGATTTATGAGAAGAGTAGTAGGAGGTGTTAATGCCTGTTAAGATATTTGATATTAATTGACAGAAGATTTTTACAACTGACAAAATCTTATTTTACGATGGCTTCCAATGTGGAAAATTTTATGGATATGTCGTTAGgtaaaaatgcatttactttgaaaaatcccaatattaataaaataatataatttagatGAATATATCGCAACAAGGAAAAATAGTTTACACAGTGATAAAAAAAGCACACGAGCAGGTATCAACACTTCGAATAACTTTGAAGCTGAAAGTCGAAATTCTAAAATAAGCAATGATGCTAACGATTATGGTGAGGTTATGAGTAAGAATTTCCAATCGGTAACTGATGAAAAGGCTCCTGTGAGTTCTAGTGGTAAATTAAATAAGACATTTGGCATTTGGCGAGGTCCAAGTTGCGAAACCAATTATATTGATCTGGATTATATGAAGGATGAATTTGATGAGATGTTCAATGATCCAGAATTACAGTTATCGAGTGTAGTAAACAAGAAAGTTCAGAAAATAAAGAATCCCAATGATTTACGCGAACTACTTCAAAACAGTAAAATAATTGACCGCAGTACTATTAAAGGGGATGAACAATGTTATCATACTGATAATGAAAGAAACGGTATACAAAAAACCATCCAGTCTAATTCCACCACGGAAATACGACAAAGTGCAATGTCGTTTTTAGGAGGCAGTGGACAATTTCGTCGGCGATGGTATAAAAATCAGAATGCCGGCAGGCGCAATAAAGATGGATGCGGCAATCGAAGAAACAATTATATGAATAATGAAAGTCAAAATAAGATTTGGAGTAAGAATCGTAATGGAGGAAGTGGTAGTGGAGTGTATAATGGAAATATTTTACCTATTAATCATAATGGACGTATTCATCGTTTTAATCAACGAAACAATGAAGATAATTTGAAGTACGTAAACGTTTACCAAAAGTCATATTTTTAGTGTcagataaatttaaattatcaaaacaaataacgGTCTGCATAGGTTTAATCAGGCGTTAAAAAATTTACCCTCAAactaaacaataaatatgaaatcaaaTTATAGTTTAGGTTCTGCATTTCgagtgatttttaaatataaaatgaattaagctaattaaaaataaatttaaaatgaatatttttgaatttacgcTGAACATATCTGTAGATaacttatattttcaatttcacgACATAATTGTTTAAGTTCTAATCATATTTTGCTTAGAAATACGTTTAATATAacgtattattaaaatataggACCTTACtgagatttttaatttattttaacactTTGTTTTGCagtaaaagaatcaaaaatGTACTGGAGCAAATCAACAGTAACAATTCAGTTTACCTCAATAAACAGGCCGGCCCTGTTCGTGATCTGACAATTGAATGTCCAAGTATTACCGGACGGTTAACAACAGGAGTAGTACAAACCACTCCGCCACAAGTTTTGAAACCACCTGTAAACCAAGCACAAATTGATATAAAAGCTTTGTTAGGCGTCAATGACAATAATTTGAAAGCTGATACCATGGCAATGTGGGCTGGGAAATTGTTGGAGTTATTTCAGTCCGGCCAACAACAGATAGCTCACAAACCGATATACGATAtgcaaattcaaaaagaaattcACGAGTTACAGgtattttattgctattattattgtttttaaaataaaatattttttttttttgatttgtagGGTAAATCCTTGCTTTATAAATGTCCCAGTGGTGAGGTCGTAAGCTCCGACGGTTCAGGAATTGATAATTGCAAAGTTACACCAAATTCAAGTGGAGTAACACTTAACTATAGGTTTGGCTAAACATATAGTTAGAAGAAACTTAACATCtatctattgaaaaaattggccacatttacatttttatactgaaatgaggtttttataagttttctattttctgcttttgttatggatttttattttattttttaaatggattataaaattaaagttgaatttcatagatgtatttgtgaaaaaatcaattggaacatattttgatatttgtattgtttttgttttctttcgtATAGTTGTTGgtaatgttacgttattttacattttagggGACGATGAGTCGCGAATAAAAGGGCGACTTTTGAAAATATGATGTTATTGTGATCGCAATGCGTGGAAAGAAGAAGCAATTGTAATTTTAGTTTAACAAATATATGCTTCTTTATCAATAAATTGGAAGACTCGACTATTAATTATCTTTGCTACTAATACTTCGAAATGCAGCGTGTTCAACAgagataataaaattataatggtTGACgtagctaaataaaatattgacatgCAGCATAAACTAGAGTATTGTAAAATCAGTGATGTCCGATAAGTCAAAgcgagaatattttttttgagctAACCGGTGTATTGAATTGAAAGTAAACATTAATTTGCAACCATCATATTAGTGTTTCAAATATAATACACATATAGATAGGCACCAAAagaataaaattgttgtattgaaattaagtaattttaaaaaccTTCCCTAATAATAAATCcagtaaatatacataattataacaTATAATTTCTCGGCAGCTATTTAAAAAGAAGTAGTTAGTGaatacaaatatgtttttatacgtAATTACTTAACTTAATGTTGAAGATTTGTTGTGGTTATTACACTCATAGACTTTAATCGACCTTAATGAAAGTGTAGAAAAAATGCACCTgaaactaaataataaaaactttatccTATATTATAAGAGTCTAACCGGATTCATTCTTTGTTTTGGAGTGGTCTATAGTAATTAACATTGGGAGAAACGAAACTGTTGAATATCACAAAATACAAGAAAGTAGGAGACAAAAATGTTGAACTCAAAAACAATGACTCGTCAAATTGCAAAAGgtaagtgtatataaatatactattttttttaataaaattaattatttttattgttttatatgtattatttgttttcaaaattaaaaataatatttaataatttatgtttattgAGCTTATTGTTGCAAACTTGTCGAATACGTGAGAATATGAAGTCTAACTTTAAAGATAATATTTTCACCAAGAAATAAAATtccataaaaagaaaataataatctatGACCTTCTAAGGCAGAGATAAAAAGATCCAAACACAAGTGAATATTGGTTCACACTGCAGTACCAATTTGTatagaacatacatatgtatgtatacataggtataatgttttacaaatatttaatagtgATAAGTTTGTTGATAagacatttattttgaaagagGAATAATCCGAAAaagaacaaaagcaaaactTGAAAACTAATCTTTGAACAAATTAAAATCTTATCAACTATTGAACTGACAGAGCCATGGGCACTAATCagttaaaaagattaaaaatataaataggtataaaataattgtatgtataGCATGTGTAGAGTCGGATGTgagcaaatacaataaaaatatactacTAATTATATTTGTCCATCTAATCCAATCtaagcatgtatgtgtataaacatattgggtagtcggaaaagtcttttcgtatataTCAAACACGAATACAGACATCTCTTATAAAAATCGATCAATATCTTTTCGAGTCCAAAATATGGGATATTCGCATTCTAGTCCCAATGGTcgatgtttttattatatttagacTAATAACCGTTTTCGTTATTTCtaattaactttaaatatttaataatacattttcgTTATTTCTAActaactttaattaattaatcagtttctttataaaaatagcGTGAAAATATGTTGTTAGTTTAAAATGTTGTATAGTGAATTTCGAATTTCCGTCTAACTTTAGTTCTTATATTTCGgtaaatataccaaaaaatattttcccgccaaatggtaatttttaaatttttattttgaagtcAAATTGattataagtatttttcttAGCATATAGTAATTTGTCTAATTCTTCTATCCCAATTGACGATTCTTCACTAACTGCAGTACAAACAACACGCCAACCAAAATCGGCCAGGTGTTATACCAAATCcctttaaaatacaatttaatggTATACTTTCAAAGTTCATCATAGAATTTTACCCACATAATTTCACATAACATTcacttattatacatatgtactagagtggaaaagtgaaaatcaaatattttcatatcttGGCGCTTTAACCAAGGGCGGTCTGGGTCGAGAACACGAGACTTTGCCAATAGCTTCTACCCTTTGCGaaatttttgcaacttttttggtaaaaattaacataattagCAAAACATTCTTCTTAAATTTTGCTGGGAAACCATTCAATCTAACAGATATGtggtatacgaggtgtgttcaaaaagtatcgcgaattttgtgttttttcaaaaattatttatttattcatgaatatctattttgtccccttcaaagtaatccccatgagatattatacacttgtaccaacggtttttccaatcttcgaagcacttcaaaaaatcatcttttttaTCTtggcaaaagccaatttttgttcttccacaaatccgggcgtttctggcggattgcttcgcgcaaattgcgcataacttgcaggtaatattccttattgaccgttcttccctgtggcaagaactcatgatgcaccacgcccctgcaatcgaagaaaactgtcagttacgattcgcgatactttttgaacacacctcgtaaaaTTAAACAGAAGTTCTATGGGTTTGGAccgatttcataatttttttacgttttattataagtaatat from Bactrocera dorsalis isolate Fly_Bdor unplaced genomic scaffold, ASM2337382v1 BdCtg146, whole genome shotgun sequence includes the following:
- the LOC105230663 gene encoding uncharacterized protein DDB_G0287625, translated to MASNVENFMDMSLDEYIATRKNSLHSDKKSTRAGINTSNNFEAESRNSKISNDANDYGEVMSKNFQSVTDEKAPVSSSGKLNKTFGIWRGPSCETNYIDLDYMKDEFDEMFNDPELQLSSVVNKKVQKIKNPNDLRELLQNSKIIDRSTIKGDEQCYHTDNERNGIQKTIQSNSTTEIRQSAMSFLGGSGQFRRRWYKNQNAGRRNKDGCGNRRNNYMNNESQNKIWSKNRNGGSGSGVYNGNILPINHNGRIHRFNQRNNEDNLNKRIKNVLEQINSNNSVYLNKQAGPVRDLTIECPSITGRLTTGVVQTTPPQVLKPPVNQAQIDIKALLGVNDNNLKADTMAMWAGKLLELFQSGQQQIAHKPIYDMQIQKEIHELQGKSLLYKCPSGEVVSSDGSGIDNCKVTPNSSGVTLNYRFG